The sequence TAACAACAATGCTAAATTAATCGTAGAATAAAAAAATAAATATTATTCTTTAATAAAAAAGGTTGACTAAAAATAGTCAACCTTTTTTATGTATATAACCTTACTTCCCTTATATCTTATAAAACTCAATATTAAAATTTATATAAAAATTTATCTTATATAACAAATATATTAAATTTATTAGTCTGATCTTCTAATATTTATTTTTTTTATATTATTTTGAAAATATCTAAAAAATTGCCAACTTTGAAACGTTAAATTAAAATTTATATATATGAGAAAATTATTTACTATGTGTTTGGCAATTTTAATTGCCTTTGTAAGTTTGGCACAGAACAAACAATTAAGATTAGATCCAAGTCAATATGACATTCCTGTAAAAGTTGATGCTGGCATTAATAATCATCCTAACATCAATATGCCTTATAATGTAACGCAATCAACCAAAACCGTTGCTTTAGCCCCACAAGAGACAGAAGTTGGTTATACATATTACGATCTGCAATCCAACTCAACATTAGGAAACAGATTTTACCGATATGCTGACGGTAGTATCGGTGCCACGTGGACCGGCGGAATGGAAGCAACCGCTTTTCCTGACAGAGGTTCTTTTTATAATTTTTGGACAGAACTAAATGATGGTAGTTGGGGATGGGAAATTAATCCTAACGATGTTGGTAGAATTGAAAATGAACGTGCAGGCTGGCCGAGTTATGCTCCTTATGGTAATAACGGAGAACTTATTGTATCTCATAATGGTGCCGGTTATAACTTATATAAACGAGATCAAGCCGGTACCGGTGAATGGGACAAATTTTCTGAATATGTTTCCACAAAATCGACTTGGCCCCGCGTTTGTGTTAATAATGATGTTATACATGTTCTTCATTATGAAGAATTAACCGATCATGGTGATATATATTATTCTAGATCTGCCGATAATGGACAAACTTGGTCTCCCCATGTTGAGACTCCTCACCTCATCGGCTCCGATTATTACCATTATCTGGCTTTTTCTTCCGATAGATACATTTGGGCTGAACCAAATAATGGAGTTATTGCATTCGGTATATTTTCCAATAAAAGCGATATAATAATCATGAAATCTGAAAATAATGGTGATACATGGGAAAAAATCATTCCATGGGAACATCCTATACCATTCTTCGATTACAATACTCAAATATTTGATGATACAATATGTGCCCCTACTGGTGCAGCCAGTATAATGATTGATGATGACGGTAAGTGTCATATCGCATTTGTAGTATGTAGATATATCTACACAGAAACAGGCGGCTCATATACTTATTGGCCTGCCAGCACTTGTGCTCTATACTGGAATGAAGATATGCCCAATTTTACCGATGTAAATAATCAATATGATGTTCTTTATGTTGACAGACACACTGAATACATGGATGACGGCAGGTGTATATTAGCATACGGTTTTGATTTTGATGGTGACGGCTCATGGTACGGAACAAATGGCAACGAAGGAATAACTTATTATCGTACTCAAGGTGTAATCAATAATATTAGCATGGCACAGGTAAGTTTAGACAGACTTGTTTTTGCTGTTTGCGCAACGGATGAATCTGTTATATTAACTCCGGCTCCGTATATGGCAAAAAGAATTTATTTATGTTCATATAATTTCGACGAGATTTATGAAGAATGGAGATTCGACTCTAGTTGGGTAACTGATCCCGATATGGTTAGTTTTGATTTATGGTCGGAAACAGTTGTTGAAATTGATAATGCCGGATGGTACGGAATGATTAAAGGATTTGTACACAATTTTGATGAATGTGTATATCCACAAATTTTAGCTCAAAAAGTACCTGCAGGTGAATTAGGAGGAAATTTCTATGTTTTTTATAGTATTGACCAAACTCCAGGCGAAGCTATTATAGAACATGCAAGAAATCCTCAATACGGTATTTATACTGAAAATACTATTGTCATGTGGGCCGAAGCTATGGATTTTAGTGGCGCAAAATTTCCGGAAATAAAACCCGATGGCGTCGATAAATATAGATCAGAAAATAAAAATCTTAAAGTTTATCCGAATCCAGCTACTAACATGGTTAATATTTCGGTTGAAGAAACTGTCAATTGTATTATCTACAATATGGCAGGACAAGCTGTTGTTAAACAAGTTTTAAGTGCAGGAAGTAATACTGTTAATATAAGTAATTTAAAAACAGGCGTATATTTTATATCCGCAGGAAATAATAATGCAAAACTGATTGTAGAGTAAGAAACTTAATTATAATATTATTTTAGAAGGTTGCGGTGACTTGTTTATCGCAACCTTTTTGGTTCACGGATTTTAAGATTCTAAGTCTGAAATTACAATCTTCCAACTCTCCCCTTAATCTGTGATATTGTTAATCCCAACACAACAATAAATATACCTATTATATTAATAACTGTTATTTTCTCATCTATCACAAAATACGCAGCAATAGCAGTAAAAATAGGAATAAGATTTGCGAAGAAAGAAGTCTTACCAACACCTAATTCTCTGTTTCCGATAGTATAAAAGATAAAGGCTAAAGAAGATCCGAAAACCGCTAATTGTAAAATATTTAAACAAATTCTTAATGAAGGAATAATTGTAATAAATGAAGAATAATCAAAAATAAAGAATAGGGGCAGAAAGTATATAAATCCTATAAAGTTTTGATATGCTACTAACGAAATAGGATTATATTTTGTTGATATTTTTCTGAGTATCAAAGCATAGAATACAGATGAAGAAACTGCTAACATCAACCATAAAAATCCTTTTAACGATAAAGCAATATTATAATCAGAATTTATAATTACTAATAACAGCCCAATAAAAGAAATCGTCATCCCCAAAAAATTCAATTTAGAAAGTTGCTCTTTATAAACAATCACCGATGATATTGCAGCAAAGATTGGAATTGTTGCAATCATTACTGAAGATATCGTGGATGAAGCATTTTTGATGCCGTAAGTTTCTCCGATGAAATATAAGAAGGGACTAAAAAAAGCTAAGGCTAAGAAATATTTTACGTCCGACTTCATTATTTTTTCCCATTTGCCGGATATTTTCATGTAGGCAAAAAGTAATAATGATGAAATCAACAAACGGATTGTAATAATTGTAATCGGATTGTAAACGTTTAGTGTATCTTTTGTCCAAACAAAAGTTATACCCCAAAGTATCATTGATAAAACAACAAGGAAATAAACGAGTCCGCGTTTCATAAAAAAATTCAGAAATAAAAAAAATCAGGACTGTAGGAATTAATTGGCTATGAATAATATGCAGATGAATTTAAATAAGTCGATAAAAATAATTTTCAAATTATCCCATCTTCAAATCATTCACCTTTCGCGCTTTTGTGCCATCAACTTATGCGCTTTTTGTAGCGGGGACGAGAATTGAACTCGTGACCTCCGGGTTATGAATCCGACGCTCTAACCAACTGAGCTACCCCGCCGATTTTGAGGTTGCAAAGATAAGAAATAAATAATAATTAACAATTAAATAATTAAATTTTTATTGTTGAATTAAACTAATCTGCATATACCATATTATATAATATCATTTCTGATTTCATATCTCCAACCATTCTACAATAGCTTTTGCCGCCCTCATAGATGCTCCGGGCTCATTCAAAATATTCCTTAATTCCATATACCCATCTTCGATTGCATCTATATATTCTTTGTCATCCAACAACTTATGAAGTTCTAATGAAATACTCGCCGCGTTACATTTATTCTGAATCAATTCCTTTATCAATTCTCTATTTAAAATTAAATTAACCAAACAAATATATTTTACTTTAGATAATTGTCGCGCCAGAAAATAAGAAATCTTGGTTGTTTTGTAACACACAACTTGCGGAACTTGTAAAATCGCAGTTTCTAATGTTGCAGTACCGGAAGTTACTAAAGCTGCTTTGGCAGATACTAATATTTGAATAGTATTATCAACCTCAATGCTCAAATTATCGGGTTTGTCATTTAACAGATTTTCATAAAAGGAGTACGGATGAATTGACATTGCTGCAACTACAAATTTTTCATGTGGATTAATTCGTGCCGTTTCGCAAAAT comes from Bacteroidales bacterium and encodes:
- a CDS encoding T9SS type A sorting domain-containing protein, translating into MRKLFTMCLAILIAFVSLAQNKQLRLDPSQYDIPVKVDAGINNHPNINMPYNVTQSTKTVALAPQETEVGYTYYDLQSNSTLGNRFYRYADGSIGATWTGGMEATAFPDRGSFYNFWTELNDGSWGWEINPNDVGRIENERAGWPSYAPYGNNGELIVSHNGAGYNLYKRDQAGTGEWDKFSEYVSTKSTWPRVCVNNDVIHVLHYEELTDHGDIYYSRSADNGQTWSPHVETPHLIGSDYYHYLAFSSDRYIWAEPNNGVIAFGIFSNKSDIIIMKSENNGDTWEKIIPWEHPIPFFDYNTQIFDDTICAPTGAASIMIDDDGKCHIAFVVCRYIYTETGGSYTYWPASTCALYWNEDMPNFTDVNNQYDVLYVDRHTEYMDDGRCILAYGFDFDGDGSWYGTNGNEGITYYRTQGVINNISMAQVSLDRLVFAVCATDESVILTPAPYMAKRIYLCSYNFDEIYEEWRFDSSWVTDPDMVSFDLWSETVVEIDNAGWYGMIKGFVHNFDECVYPQILAQKVPAGELGGNFYVFYSIDQTPGEAIIEHARNPQYGIYTENTIVMWAEAMDFSGAKFPEIKPDGVDKYRSENKNLKVYPNPATNMVNISVEETVNCIIYNMAGQAVVKQVLSAGSNTVNISNLKTGVYFISAGNNNAKLIVE
- a CDS encoding DMT family transporter encodes the protein MKRGLVYFLVVLSMILWGITFVWTKDTLNVYNPITIITIRLLISSLLLFAYMKISGKWEKIMKSDVKYFLALAFFSPFLYFIGETYGIKNASSTISSVMIATIPIFAAISSVIVYKEQLSKLNFLGMTISFIGLLLVIINSDYNIALSLKGFLWLMLAVSSSVFYALILRKISTKYNPISLVAYQNFIGFIYFLPLFFIFDYSSFITIIPSLRICLNILQLAVFGSSLAFIFYTIGNRELGVGKTSFFANLIPIFTAIAAYFVIDEKITVINIIGIFIVVLGLTISQIKGRVGRL